The following coding sequences lie in one Arachis ipaensis cultivar K30076 chromosome B05, Araip1.1, whole genome shotgun sequence genomic window:
- the LOC107641830 gene encoding (-)-germacrene D synthase: MYGVAASTLSCFNHNNANFELHEHARHTANFHPSIWKDYFLEYASEPKQELDHIRAQIETLKQEVTKMLTATAVKPLEKLNLIDSICRLGLHYHFECEVDEVLQQIHKDYTTNGEINHDDNLASLALLFRLLRQQKFYVSPNVFKRFKDVHGNFNEKLVTDVEGLLSLYEASHLRIHGEDILDEALVFTSIHLKSITTQLSTSLSAKVNRGLSQPLHHGLPRFEARKYISIYELDPTHDKIILSLAKLDFNFLQNLYQMEAGNICKWWKELDVPRKLPFVRDRIVECYYWSLGVYFEPQFSQARKIMTKTLGMLSIIDDTYDAYGTIDELELFTQAIERWDISCLDDLPEYMRLSYSSLLKFYEEMAEEMEKEGRVYCTDYYQKQFKKVVEAYMGEARWFNNNYTPTTEEYIHTSTISCTYPLLTTASYIAMEDSATEYIFKWVASEPKIVKASSIICRIMDDIVSNEFEQERGHVVSVLECYMKEHGVSREEAIQESQKRVTDAWKDINEECLRPTQIPMPFLVRVVNLARYMAVMYKDENSYTHAGGVMKEHIKALLVDLVPI, translated from the exons ATGTATGGTGTAGCAGCTTCAACACTTAGTTGCTTCAATCATAATAATGCAAACTTTGAATTGCATGAGCATGCTCGCCATACGGCGAATTTTCACCCCAGCATTTGGAAGGACTATTTTCTTGAATATGCTTCAGAACCAAAGCAG GAGCTTGATCATATTAGAGCACAAATTGAAACTCTAAAGCAAGAAGTGACCAAAATGCTTACAGCAACAGCTGTGAAACCCTTGGAAAAACTTAACCTAATTGACTCAATATGTCGTTTGGGCTTGCACTATCATTTTGAATGCGAAGTTGATGAAGTGTTACAACAAATTCACAAGGATTACACCACAAATGGAGAAATAAATCATGACGACAACCTTGCTTCCCTTGCTTTACTTTTTAGATTATTAAGGCAACAAAAATTTTACGTTTCGCCTA ATGTGTTCAAAAGGTTTAAGGATGTGCATGGAAATTTCAATGAAAAACTTGTCACAGATGTTGAGGGACTCTTAAGCTTATATGAAGCTTCACATCTTAGGATTCATGGAGAAGACATATTAGATGAAGCTCTTGTATTCACTTCGATTCACCTTAAATCCATTACAACCCAATTGAGCACTTCTCTTTCAGCAAAAGTCAATCGTGGCTTAAGTCAACCTCTCCACCATGGCTTGCCTAGGTTTGAGGCACGAAAATATATTTCAATTTATGAACTAGATCCTACCCATGATAAAATTATACTCTCTCTAGCAAAATTGGATTTCAATTTCCTACAAAACTTGTACCAAATGGAAGCCGGAAATATTTGCAA gtGGTGGAAGGAGTTGGATGTACCTAGGAAACTACCATTTGTGCGAGATAGGATTGTGGAATGCTACTATTGGAGTTTGGGTGTTTACTTTGAGCCCCAATTTTCTCAAGCAagaaaaataatgacaaaaaCACTCGGCATGTTATCAATCATTGATGATACATATGATGCATATGGAACAATTGATGAACTAGAACTTTTCACTCAGGCAATTGAGAG GTGGGATATTAGTTGCTTGGATGATCTTCCAGAATACATGAGATTATCATATAGTTCTCTCTTGAAGTTTTATGAAGAAATGGCAGAAGAAATGGAGAAAGAAGGGCGAGTATATTGTACTGATTATTACCAAAAACAA TTTAAAAAAGTAGTCGAAGCCTACATGGGTGAGGCGAGATGGTTCAACAACAATTATACACCCACAACAGAGGAGTACATCCATACATCAACCATATCATGCACTTACCCATTGCTTACAACTGCTTCTTATATAGCCATGGAAGATAGTGCCACAGAATATATTTTCAAATGGGTTGCTAGTGAACCCAAAATAGTTAAAGCTTCTTCCATTATTTGCAGGATCATGGACGACATTGTCTCCAATGAG TTTGAACAAGAAAGAGGACATGTTGTCTCAGTTCTAGAATGTTATATGAAAGAACATGGTGTATCAAGAGAAGAAGCTATTCAAGAATCACAAAAAAGAGTAACAGATGCTTGGAAGGATATTAACGAGGAATGTCTTAGGCCAACTCAAATTCCAATGCCTTTTCTGGTGCGTGTGGTCAACTTAGCAAGATACATGGCTGTGATGTACAAAGATGAAAATAGCTATACACATGCAGGAGGAGTAATGAAAGAGCACATTAAAGCTTTGCTTGTAGACCTCGTGCCAATATAA
- the LOC110262822 gene encoding uncharacterized protein LOC110262822 produces the protein MPASGSASAFLRRLVLSSSSSSQGVGLRGATCSAAGSAVLPLGPGSWSWVPLVLLLGAAGSAAGSWLLGAADSAAGFCLVEFKILQFTLAACPFGTVIQTFMIHE, from the exons ATGCCTGCATCTGGTTCTGCCTCAGCGTTCCTTCGGCGTCTGgttttgtcttcttcttcttcttcacag GGTGTAGGACTGCGGGGTGCTACTTGTTCTGCCGCTGGTTCTGCGGTTCTGCCGTTGGGTCCTGGCTCCTGGTCCTGGGTGCCGCTGGTTCTACTGCTGGGTGCCGCTGGTTCTGCCGCTGGGTCCTGGCTCCTGGGTGCCGCTGATTCTGCTGCTGGGTTCTGCCTCGTGGAGTTTAAGATTCTGCAGTTCACTCTTGCCGCTTGCCCTTTTGGTACAGTCATACAGACATTCATGATtcatgaatga